A genomic stretch from Planctomycetaceae bacterium includes:
- a CDS encoding alpha/beta hydrolase-fold protein → MNSIRTGFILWVCLVTAMSTVPDFSTSCSGDEDPDAIYVPGPDSQVGDVPHGVIHESTWSSHIFEGTTREYSLYIPAQYDESAAACLMVFQDGHAYVDPNGQFRVPVVMDNLIHRKEVPVTVCLFINPGHKGDTFPENRWRASNRSLEYDTLSDQYARFVMEELLPHVVQEHGLNLSNDPADRAICGISSGGICAFTAAWEHPEWFGKVLSHVGSFTNIRGGHNYEAMIRKTDRKPIRIFLQDGSNDLNNQHGNWWLANLQMESALAFKAYDFKFVGGTGKHSGKHGGAILPDSLRWLWRDRITSEVRKLDDRPLPE, encoded by the coding sequence ATGAATTCGATTCGCACTGGCTTCATCCTATGGGTTTGCCTGGTCACTGCGATGTCGACCGTGCCGGATTTTTCAACATCCTGTTCCGGGGACGAAGACCCGGATGCCATCTACGTTCCTGGGCCGGATTCTCAGGTAGGCGATGTCCCTCATGGCGTCATTCACGAGTCCACGTGGAGCAGCCATATCTTTGAGGGCACAACGCGTGAATACTCGCTGTATATTCCGGCCCAGTATGATGAATCAGCGGCTGCCTGCCTGATGGTGTTTCAGGACGGACACGCTTATGTCGACCCCAATGGCCAGTTTCGCGTTCCTGTGGTCATGGATAATCTGATTCACAGAAAAGAAGTTCCAGTGACCGTCTGCCTGTTCATCAATCCCGGGCACAAGGGGGACACATTTCCCGAGAATCGCTGGAGAGCAAGCAATCGAAGTCTTGAGTACGACACGCTGAGCGACCAGTACGCACGATTCGTGATGGAAGAATTGTTGCCCCATGTTGTTCAGGAGCACGGTCTGAATCTATCAAACGATCCTGCGGATAGAGCGATCTGTGGTATCTCAAGCGGTGGGATCTGTGCGTTCACTGCGGCGTGGGAGCATCCCGAATGGTTCGGCAAAGTCTTGAGCCATGTTGGAAGTTTCACGAATATCAGGGGAGGGCACAATTACGAAGCGATGATTCGAAAAACCGACAGGAAACCCATTCGGATCTTTCTGCAGGATGGCTCCAATGATTTGAATAACCAGCACGGTAACTGGTGGCTGGCAAACCTGCAGATGGAATCCGCCCTGGCCTTTAAAGCCTATGATTTCAAATTTGTCGGTGGCACGGGAAAGCACAGCGGCAAACATGGTGGTGCAATTCTTCCGGATTCTCTCCGTTGGCTTTGGCGAGACCGAATTACTTCAGAGGTCAGGAAGTTGGATGATCGCCCTTTGCCTGAGTGA
- a CDS encoding metallophosphoesterase has protein sequence MFDIIGDVHGHADELIVLLETMGYREINGIYRHPDRRAIFCGDFIDRGPRIRDVLSIARGMVQDESAMAVMGNHEFNAIAFHTPRSSAANEFFRSHSDRNTNQHKATLDQLSQKELESAIDWFRTLPVALDMGSLRVVHACWDPGDISTINSHIQNHGAFTERLLELAVDEEADLFNSVERVLKGPELRLPDGLTVTDKEGCHRRQIRIRWFDPTDGHTVGTYSLPSIDRSPLQDIPIPPSFNRRSVPIPYPKDAPPVFFGHYWMPDRVPQPLRRNVACLDYSIAKDGFLCAYRFDGEQELSPDKFVSIKCTAAES, from the coding sequence ATGTTTGACATCATCGGAGACGTTCACGGCCATGCCGACGAGCTGATTGTGCTCCTGGAGACGATGGGCTACAGAGAAATCAACGGGATCTATCGACATCCAGACAGGCGAGCCATCTTTTGTGGCGACTTCATTGATCGAGGACCTCGTATTCGCGACGTACTTTCGATTGCTCGCGGTATGGTCCAGGACGAAAGCGCGATGGCGGTCATGGGCAACCATGAATTCAACGCTATCGCTTTTCACACGCCCAGATCCAGCGCGGCCAATGAGTTTTTCCGATCGCACAGTGACAGAAATACAAACCAGCACAAGGCAACACTGGATCAGCTGTCTCAGAAGGAACTTGAATCGGCGATTGACTGGTTCAGGACGCTTCCTGTGGCGCTGGATATGGGGAGCCTGAGGGTGGTTCATGCCTGTTGGGATCCCGGCGACATTTCAACCATCAACTCGCACATTCAGAACCATGGCGCTTTTACTGAACGCCTGCTGGAACTGGCCGTGGATGAAGAAGCAGATCTGTTTAACAGTGTTGAACGCGTACTGAAGGGCCCGGAACTCAGACTTCCCGACGGACTGACGGTAACGGACAAAGAAGGGTGCCATCGAAGGCAGATTCGAATCCGCTGGTTTGATCCAACTGATGGGCACACTGTGGGGACATATTCACTTCCTTCGATCGATCGATCGCCCCTCCAGGACATACCCATACCACCGTCATTCAATCGACGATCCGTGCCAATCCCCTATCCAAAGGACGCTCCCCCCGTTTTTTTCGGGCACTACTGGATGCCTGACAGGGTGCCTCAACCGTTGAGACGCAATGTCGCCTGCCTGGATTACAGTATTGCAAAGGACGGCTTTCTTTGCGCTTATCGATTCGATGGTGAGCAGGAACTGTCGCCGGATAAATTTGTTTCCATCAAATGCACTGCTGCAGAGTCGTGA
- a CDS encoding CTP synthase — translation MTRHIFVTGGVVSSLGKGLTSASIAMLLERRGLRVRMQKLDPYINVDPGTMSPFQHGEVYVLDDGSETDLDLGHYERFTTSLLDRHSNYTTGQIYQTVIDKERRGEYLGRTVQVVPHITDEIKSCIRRLATPDVDVVITELGGTVGDIEGLPFLEAIRQIPLDIGKQNCLFIHLTLVPYLKAAREAKTKPTQHSVQQLREIGIQPDILIVRTERPIGREHTDKIALFCNVEKRAVIEEVDKEYSIYEVPIGLVEHGIDELIIEKLGMQAGPLQMDDYRELIHRIRNPRNEVTIAVVGKYIEHRDAYKSIYESLDHAGFANSAQVIVKRIEAEDLERQGPELLLKGVDGLLVPGGFGMRGIEGKIQAIQFARENNIPFFGICLGMQCAVIEYARNVLGLEDANSSEFSAETQNPVICLLEAQKDVNYKGGTMRLGAMPCALKAGSRAEAAYGAQEVSERHRHRYEFNPNYRAAFVEAGLIPVGTSPDGTLVEIVELQSHPWFIAVQYHPEFKSQPHNAHPLFRSFIEASLERHHLRTNSAT, via the coding sequence ATGACTCGGCACATTTTCGTCACTGGCGGTGTTGTTAGTTCGCTGGGCAAGGGCCTCACATCGGCGTCTATCGCGATGCTGCTCGAACGTCGCGGGCTTAGAGTCCGGATGCAGAAACTGGACCCGTACATCAACGTAGACCCGGGCACAATGAGCCCATTTCAGCACGGCGAAGTCTACGTTCTTGATGACGGATCAGAGACGGATCTCGACCTTGGGCATTATGAACGATTCACAACAAGCCTGCTGGATCGGCATTCCAATTACACGACGGGGCAGATTTACCAGACGGTCATCGACAAAGAACGGCGCGGAGAATACCTGGGACGCACAGTGCAGGTGGTTCCTCATATCACCGACGAGATCAAATCCTGTATCCGACGGCTCGCCACGCCTGACGTCGATGTTGTCATTACGGAGCTCGGTGGAACAGTCGGGGATATTGAAGGGCTTCCTTTTCTTGAAGCCATTCGTCAAATACCACTCGACATCGGCAAGCAGAACTGCCTTTTCATTCATTTGACGCTCGTACCGTATTTGAAGGCAGCGAGAGAAGCAAAAACCAAGCCGACTCAACACAGCGTTCAGCAACTGCGAGAAATTGGGATCCAGCCGGATATCCTGATCGTCAGAACGGAACGGCCGATTGGTCGTGAACACACCGACAAGATCGCGTTGTTCTGTAACGTTGAGAAGCGGGCGGTGATCGAAGAGGTCGACAAAGAATATTCCATCTACGAAGTTCCGATTGGACTCGTGGAACACGGAATCGATGAGCTGATCATCGAGAAACTTGGTATGCAGGCCGGTCCATTGCAGATGGACGACTATCGCGAACTTATCCATCGCATTCGAAATCCGCGGAATGAAGTCACTATTGCCGTTGTCGGCAAATACATCGAGCACCGCGACGCATACAAATCTATTTACGAATCACTTGACCATGCTGGATTCGCCAACTCCGCTCAGGTCATTGTTAAGCGAATTGAGGCGGAAGATCTTGAACGTCAGGGACCGGAGCTCTTGTTGAAAGGTGTCGACGGACTCCTGGTGCCTGGTGGATTTGGGATGCGCGGGATCGAAGGCAAGATTCAGGCAATTCAGTTCGCTCGCGAAAACAATATCCCGTTCTTCGGTATCTGTCTTGGCATGCAGTGCGCAGTGATTGAGTATGCCCGCAACGTACTGGGACTTGAAGATGCCAACAGCAGTGAGTTTTCTGCCGAAACCCAGAATCCGGTCATTTGTCTTCTGGAGGCTCAGAAGGATGTGAATTACAAAGGTGGAACAATGCGTCTGGGTGCGATGCCTTGCGCGTTGAAGGCCGGAAGTCGGGCTGAGGCTGCCTACGGAGCCCAGGAAGTGTCTGAACGCCACCGACACCGATACGAGTTTAACCCCAATTATCGAGCGGCATTCGTTGAGGCAGGACTGATTCCTGTGGGTACGAGCCCCGACGGTACCCTGGTCGAGATCGTCGAACTGCAGTCACATCCGTGGTTTATTGCCGTCCAGTATCATCCTGAATTTAAGTCCCAGCCTCATAACGCGCATCCGCTGTTCAGAAGCTTCATCGAAGCTTCTCTGGAGCGACATCACCTGCGAACAAATTCGGCAACCTGA
- the truB gene encoding tRNA pseudouridine(55) synthase TruB — protein MDRSVNRNAALFGVININKPEGITSRDVVNRVQKLVRPEKCGHAGTLDPMATGVLLVCVGPATRLISYLQDTTKVYEADFLLGQTSNTDDITGEVASVELKASPPARKSVQAALDQMTGSIAQVPPSFSAVHVNGRRAYDLARRGEAVELVAREVQIDSIEIIRYEWPQLTVKVSCGSGTYIRSIARDLGEALGCGGLMSRLVRTRVGRFSITEALDADTISTETLQDHLEPASTITNALSQYRCTDADRTMLLCGKAVPVDRDRLVLIDRSRIAGPSTEDGPPDHEQVALWGEEDGQLWAVGEISRSMKTIHPRLVFVRP, from the coding sequence ATGGATCGTTCAGTAAACCGAAATGCGGCGTTGTTCGGCGTCATAAATATTAATAAGCCGGAAGGCATCACTTCGCGTGATGTCGTCAATCGGGTTCAGAAGCTGGTCCGTCCCGAAAAGTGTGGTCATGCAGGGACGCTGGATCCGATGGCGACCGGTGTCCTGCTGGTCTGTGTAGGTCCGGCGACGCGACTGATCTCATACCTGCAGGATACGACAAAGGTCTATGAAGCCGATTTTCTCCTTGGCCAAACCAGCAATACAGACGACATAACGGGCGAAGTGGCCAGCGTCGAACTGAAGGCCAGTCCCCCAGCGAGAAAATCCGTGCAGGCTGCACTGGATCAAATGACGGGAAGTATTGCGCAGGTGCCGCCATCATTCTCTGCAGTCCACGTCAATGGCCGAAGAGCTTATGACCTGGCTCGCAGAGGAGAAGCCGTTGAATTGGTCGCCAGGGAAGTACAGATCGATTCCATTGAGATCATTCGCTATGAATGGCCCCAGCTGACGGTCAAAGTGTCCTGCGGCTCCGGGACGTACATCCGTTCGATTGCAAGAGATCTAGGTGAGGCGCTGGGGTGCGGCGGATTAATGAGTCGACTTGTCCGGACACGCGTCGGACGATTTTCGATCACCGAAGCACTGGATGCGGACACAATTTCCACCGAAACACTTCAGGATCATCTTGAGCCGGCATCAACAATTACCAATGCCCTGTCACAGTACCGATGTACGGATGCCGATCGCACTATGTTGCTCTGTGGCAAGGCCGTCCCGGTCGATCGCGATCGCCTGGTGCTCATCGATCGCAGTCGGATTGCTGGTCCATCTACCGAAGATGGACCTCCTGATCACGAGCAGGTTGCCTTGTGGGGGGAAGAGGATGGACAGCTTTGGGCAGTTGGAGAAATCTCACGCTCAATGAAAACGATCCATCCAAGACTTGTCTTCGTTCGCCCCTGA
- a CDS encoding DUF2062 domain-containing protein produces MLASLKKRLQLSLRFSLRDILKQDDCPRAVALGVSVGIFIGMTPTVGGQMAIVLLFAWMTRRLFRFNRPAALMAVYVSNPFTILPLYYAQYRTGAALVGGHTSITQIEQLLFSSDGCCVKFQRMCVEIGSPLLVGTAIFAVVGSLTAYPATQLLLHWYHSKPAGAPASCRTPEIRRLVRR; encoded by the coding sequence ATGCTGGCATCATTGAAAAAACGACTTCAATTGAGCTTGCGGTTCAGCCTGCGCGATATCCTGAAACAGGATGATTGCCCCCGCGCTGTGGCACTCGGTGTTTCCGTTGGCATCTTTATCGGCATGACGCCCACCGTTGGGGGGCAAATGGCGATCGTACTGCTGTTCGCCTGGATGACCAGACGACTCTTTCGATTTAATCGACCAGCTGCATTGATGGCGGTCTACGTATCGAACCCGTTCACGATTCTCCCGCTTTACTATGCACAATATCGCACGGGAGCAGCCCTTGTCGGTGGTCACACATCAATCACGCAAATCGAGCAACTCTTATTCTCATCCGATGGTTGTTGCGTGAAGTTCCAGAGAATGTGTGTGGAGATTGGATCACCGTTGCTTGTTGGAACCGCCATATTCGCCGTCGTTGGCAGTTTGACCGCTTATCCTGCCACACAACTTCTTCTGCATTGGTACCACTCGAAACCAGCCGGAGCCCCCGCGAGTTGCCGTACGCCCGAAATTCGCCGCCTTGTTCGACGGTGA
- a CDS encoding RtcB family protein, whose product MNARQLEKFGIPRAASNAAIIAIQQLIQSGTVRRRDIKQKLRQIAVSPELFLGDPILDALAKELRQIEGPYDGPLPTGDVPEYKVWGSQIDQAAHHQMDNACHLPGVVAAALMPDAHVGYGLPIGGVLAVRNAVIPYAVGVDIACRMKLSVLDIPVETMEKRPEHFRNALLNGTHFGMGVSRPKPTSHPVMDEDWTVTRVTRENKDRARRQLGTSGSGNHFVEFGVLSVTEYTEDLQLAPGRYTALMSHSGSRGSGASVCSTYSNIARRKLDKRWQHVDRLAWLEMDSDAGQEYWSAMNLMGKYASACHDVIHRTVTSLLGARTMSAVENHHNFAWIEEHQGETVVVHRKGATPAGDGVLGVIPGSMADPAFVVRGKGNSESLQSAAHGAGRRMSRRQATNKYNFRAVQKSLAARGIEILSAGADEVPMVYKNIEQVMADQSDLVESIARFDPRIVRMCGDGSRAED is encoded by the coding sequence ATGAATGCTCGACAACTGGAAAAATTCGGAATCCCGCGTGCAGCGTCGAATGCTGCCATCATTGCCATCCAGCAGTTGATTCAATCCGGCACTGTTCGTCGGAGGGATATTAAGCAAAAACTGCGTCAGATCGCTGTCTCACCGGAATTGTTCCTTGGTGACCCCATTCTTGACGCGCTCGCGAAAGAACTTCGCCAGATTGAAGGTCCTTACGACGGTCCGCTGCCCACCGGCGACGTTCCCGAATACAAGGTTTGGGGCAGCCAGATTGATCAGGCTGCACACCACCAGATGGACAATGCGTGTCATCTGCCAGGGGTTGTTGCGGCCGCTTTAATGCCGGATGCCCATGTTGGATACGGACTGCCAATTGGCGGCGTTCTGGCCGTTCGAAATGCGGTCATCCCTTATGCCGTTGGCGTTGACATCGCATGCCGAATGAAACTCAGCGTGCTCGACATCCCCGTGGAGACCATGGAGAAACGCCCCGAGCATTTCCGAAATGCACTCTTGAACGGGACACATTTTGGCATGGGTGTCAGTCGACCCAAACCAACCAGTCATCCCGTCATGGATGAAGACTGGACAGTGACCCGCGTCACTCGCGAAAACAAGGATCGCGCAAGGAGACAACTGGGGACATCCGGTTCCGGAAACCACTTCGTCGAATTCGGCGTGCTAAGCGTTACGGAATACACGGAGGATCTGCAGCTCGCACCCGGTCGATACACCGCGTTAATGAGTCACAGCGGAAGTCGTGGCAGTGGCGCCTCTGTCTGCTCGACTTATTCTAACATTGCGCGTCGCAAACTGGACAAACGCTGGCAACATGTCGACCGCCTCGCATGGCTGGAGATGGATTCAGACGCTGGCCAGGAATACTGGTCCGCCATGAACCTCATGGGAAAATACGCGTCAGCCTGCCACGACGTTATCCATCGAACCGTCACCTCGCTGCTGGGTGCGAGAACGATGTCAGCCGTTGAAAACCACCACAACTTTGCATGGATCGAAGAGCACCAGGGCGAAACAGTGGTCGTTCACCGAAAAGGGGCAACGCCAGCAGGAGATGGCGTCCTGGGCGTCATCCCAGGTTCAATGGCCGATCCAGCCTTCGTCGTTCGCGGAAAAGGGAATTCTGAAAGTCTGCAATCCGCAGCTCATGGAGCGGGACGCCGAATGTCTCGAAGGCAGGCGACAAACAAGTACAACTTTCGAGCTGTCCAGAAGTCGCTCGCTGCAAGAGGAATTGAGATTCTGTCGGCAGGGGCCGACGAAGTTCCGATGGTGTACAAGAACATCGAGCAGGTCATGGCAGATCAGTCTGATCTTGTGGAATCCATCGCCCGCTTCGACCCGCGCATCGTTCGGATGTGTGGCGATGGAAGCAGAGCAGAAGACTGA
- a CDS encoding aldehyde dehydrogenase (NADP(+)) yields MTQPVLINGQWKTSSGTKTFQAVNPATEQPMPQVFPVSPWSEISEALEAAAAVSRETRGWSGVRFAEFLESYARQIESRSDALVEAAHAETALPVSPRLKDGELPRTINQLRQAAKAAREQSWCHPVIDTTSGIRSVFGPIGPVVVFGPNNFPFAFNGIAGGDFAAAIAAGNPVIAKGHSCHPETTRLFAEAALAAIEETGMPKALVQLIYRTSHEDGYKLVSDHRIAAAGYTGARQTGLKLKAAADAAGKPIYLELSSINPVFILSGALAERSDAIADEFAGSCLMGTGQFCTNPGVVVLPTGEAGESFLKAVAERFTTAPVGTMLAEGVRSSFSSGVQTIVNAGATVVTGGQPGGGKGVCFQNTLLRVSGEQFLNDPAIFQTEAFGNGSLFVFASTAKQMADIAEALEGNLTGCIYTDNAGSDDTEYAMIAPALRTKVGRLLNDKMPTGVAVSPAMNHGGPFPATGHPGFTSVGIPAAVSRFGMLQCYDAVRPSRLPAILQDKNPGGVWRNIDGKWTTGDVD; encoded by the coding sequence ATGACACAACCCGTACTGATCAACGGCCAGTGGAAAACCAGTTCCGGTACAAAGACCTTCCAGGCAGTCAATCCGGCAACAGAACAGCCGATGCCACAGGTTTTCCCGGTCAGTCCCTGGTCCGAAATCAGCGAAGCGCTGGAGGCCGCAGCCGCGGTTTCACGCGAAACACGCGGCTGGTCAGGAGTACGATTCGCAGAGTTTCTCGAAAGTTACGCCCGTCAAATTGAATCACGATCCGACGCCCTGGTCGAAGCAGCACATGCCGAAACAGCTTTACCCGTCAGCCCGCGTTTGAAAGATGGCGAGCTGCCTCGCACCATTAACCAGCTGCGACAGGCCGCCAAAGCAGCGCGGGAGCAATCATGGTGTCACCCTGTCATCGACACCACCTCGGGAATTCGGTCCGTCTTCGGTCCCATTGGGCCTGTGGTTGTTTTTGGCCCCAATAACTTTCCATTTGCGTTCAATGGAATTGCCGGCGGTGATTTCGCGGCAGCCATCGCGGCCGGTAATCCAGTCATCGCCAAGGGACACTCGTGTCACCCCGAAACCACCCGACTTTTCGCGGAAGCCGCCCTGGCAGCGATTGAGGAAACAGGGATGCCCAAAGCGCTTGTCCAGCTGATTTACCGGACAAGTCATGAAGATGGTTACAAACTGGTGTCCGATCATCGCATCGCCGCCGCCGGCTACACCGGCGCGCGTCAGACAGGCCTGAAACTCAAAGCCGCCGCCGATGCCGCTGGCAAGCCAATCTATCTCGAGCTTTCCAGCATCAATCCGGTTTTCATTCTGTCCGGCGCTCTTGCAGAACGTTCTGACGCTATTGCCGATGAATTCGCCGGAAGCTGCCTCATGGGAACCGGCCAGTTCTGCACAAATCCCGGTGTCGTCGTTTTGCCCACGGGCGAAGCAGGGGAATCATTCCTGAAAGCAGTGGCTGAACGATTCACGACGGCCCCGGTTGGCACCATGCTGGCCGAAGGCGTCCGTTCCAGCTTTTCGTCCGGAGTTCAAACAATTGTTAACGCCGGAGCCACAGTTGTCACGGGAGGACAACCGGGAGGCGGAAAAGGAGTCTGTTTTCAGAATACATTGCTTCGCGTTTCCGGCGAACAGTTTCTGAATGACCCGGCGATTTTTCAGACCGAAGCATTCGGGAATGGTTCCCTGTTCGTCTTCGCCAGCACCGCGAAACAAATGGCCGACATCGCTGAAGCTCTGGAGGGCAATCTGACGGGTTGTATCTATACGGACAATGCAGGCAGTGATGACACCGAATACGCGATGATTGCTCCCGCACTTCGGACAAAAGTGGGCCGTCTGCTGAATGACAAAATGCCGACAGGCGTCGCGGTTAGCCCGGCCATGAATCATGGCGGACCATTTCCGGCGACCGGCCATCCGGGCTTCACATCCGTCGGCATTCCCGCCGCGGTTTCACGTTTCGGCATGCTGCAGTGCTACGACGCTGTCCGCCCATCACGATTACCAGCCATCCTGCAGGATAAGAATCCTGGCGGTGTCTGGCGCAATATTGATGGGAAATGGACCACCGGAGATGTTGATTAA
- a CDS encoding glucose 1-dehydrogenase has translation MKAIAVRPGTPNSVHLADLAKPAVTDIPDGRGVLVRVLKVGVDATDREINDALYGNAPDGYDFLVIGHECFGIVEEVGPAVTRVNVGDYVTCTVRRPGGSIYDKIGRSDITSEEQYYERGINLRHGYLTEYFVDDEEFVVRMPVGLKHLHVLAEPMSCAAKAVEQAFLAQKRLQVWEPRTAWVTGAGQIGLLSTLILRLRGIQVFTLARGKKPNLKAEIAEGFGSTYVSTSETSMKELASRNGKPDLIVEATGSSAIAFEAMEHLGHNGCVVWTSITGGQRKVEVPSDNLNLNWVLGNKLLLGSVNANFRHFESGIADLALGEVTWPGVIEKILTTPVDGLDNYKEMMRLLVEDRDALKVYVNVAEG, from the coding sequence ATGAAAGCCATCGCTGTCCGACCGGGTACCCCCAATAGCGTGCATCTGGCAGATCTTGCGAAGCCCGCTGTCACGGATATCCCCGATGGTCGAGGCGTCCTGGTTCGAGTGCTGAAGGTCGGCGTCGACGCAACCGATCGGGAAATTAACGATGCGCTGTATGGGAATGCACCGGATGGCTATGACTTTCTGGTGATTGGGCATGAATGCTTTGGCATTGTGGAAGAAGTCGGTCCGGCAGTCACGCGAGTGAATGTCGGCGACTACGTCACGTGCACGGTACGTCGGCCTGGTGGCTCTATCTACGACAAGATTGGGCGATCCGATATCACCAGCGAAGAACAGTACTACGAACGCGGCATCAATCTGCGGCACGGTTACCTGACCGAATACTTCGTGGATGACGAAGAATTCGTTGTACGTATGCCCGTCGGCCTGAAACATCTTCACGTTCTGGCCGAACCCATGAGCTGCGCTGCAAAGGCGGTTGAACAGGCCTTTCTCGCTCAGAAACGGCTTCAAGTCTGGGAACCCAGAACGGCATGGGTGACGGGAGCGGGGCAGATTGGTCTGCTTTCAACTCTCATCCTGCGACTGCGCGGTATTCAGGTCTTCACGCTTGCTCGAGGAAAAAAACCTAATCTGAAAGCGGAGATCGCAGAAGGCTTCGGTTCCACCTACGTCAGCACATCAGAAACATCAATGAAGGAACTGGCTTCCCGGAACGGAAAACCCGACCTGATCGTTGAAGCCACCGGCAGCAGTGCGATTGCTTTTGAAGCCATGGAACACCTGGGACACAATGGCTGCGTGGTCTGGACCAGCATCACGGGTGGACAACGGAAAGTCGAAGTGCCCAGCGACAACCTGAATCTGAACTGGGTACTGGGAAACAAGTTGCTGCTCGGATCCGTGAATGCCAACTTCCGACACTTTGAATCCGGCATCGCCGACCTGGCACTCGGTGAAGTCACATGGCCGGGCGTCATCGAGAAGATCCTCACCACGCCTGTGGATGGTTTGGACAATTACAAGGAAATGATGCGTCTGCTGGTCGAAGACCGCGACGCACTCAAAGTCTATGTCAATGTCGCAGAAGGCTGA
- a CDS encoding efflux RND transporter periplasmic adaptor subunit codes for MNRESRTSSVLMRALAGLVGMIGLLAMIAWLAGAFTDKIPPGRVATEAARLNGEDTDTVHEVVRDDIEESVGTLKAAGRTEISARILARIEKVLVTAGAIVNADDIVIELDREELESRLKQAEQAAMSADAALSQARIDLDRERQLRERNAGVQSALDAAQSRYDIATAQAAGAKEAIESARIVLSYATIRAPRAGRVVDRLAEPGDTAQPGRPLLVVYDAESLRLEAPVMESLAIRLKPGQELVARIDALDREVTATIDEIVPQADAPSRTFLVKAIIPRTEDLYEGMFGRLLIPAGERQHLCLNEAAVQEVGQLQFVNVVRDDQTLERRLIRTGQVGIPGRVEVLSGLSAGERVVLRNARVDSE; via the coding sequence ATGAATCGTGAATCAAGAACGTCGTCTGTTCTGATGCGGGCATTGGCGGGGCTGGTTGGGATGATCGGTTTGCTCGCGATGATCGCGTGGCTGGCCGGAGCATTCACGGACAAGATTCCGCCCGGTCGGGTTGCAACTGAAGCTGCGCGGCTGAACGGGGAAGACACCGATACCGTTCATGAAGTCGTCAGGGACGATATCGAAGAGTCCGTTGGGACCCTGAAGGCTGCTGGCCGGACAGAGATTTCAGCTCGCATTCTGGCCCGCATTGAAAAGGTGCTTGTGACTGCCGGGGCAATCGTGAATGCGGATGACATTGTGATCGAGCTGGACCGCGAGGAACTGGAGTCGCGACTGAAGCAGGCCGAGCAGGCTGCAATGTCGGCTGATGCGGCATTGTCGCAGGCCAGAATAGATCTTGATCGAGAACGGCAACTGCGAGAAAGAAATGCGGGAGTCCAGTCGGCGCTGGATGCCGCGCAGAGTCGTTACGACATCGCGACGGCTCAGGCTGCGGGAGCAAAGGAAGCCATCGAATCGGCCCGAATCGTATTGTCGTACGCGACCATCCGAGCACCACGGGCAGGACGCGTTGTTGATCGGCTGGCGGAACCCGGAGACACCGCTCAGCCCGGACGACCGTTGCTGGTGGTTTACGATGCCGAATCTTTGCGGCTTGAGGCTCCGGTAATGGAATCACTGGCCATTCGGCTGAAGCCAGGTCAGGAACTGGTGGCTCGTATCGACGCTCTGGATCGCGAAGTGACGGCGACGATTGACGAAATCGTGCCGCAGGCCGATGCGCCCAGTCGCACGTTCCTTGTGAAAGCAATCATTCCTCGTACAGAGGACTTGTATGAGGGCATGTTCGGCCGACTCCTGATCCCCGCGGGTGAGCGTCAGCATCTCTGTTTGAACGAAGCGGCCGTTCAGGAAGTCGGCCAGCTTCAGTTTGTCAACGTTGTTCGTGACGATCAGACTCTTGAGCGACGACTGATTCGAACCGGTCAGGTCGGAATTCCCGGCCGTGTCGAAGTGCTGAGCGGCTTGTCCGCAGGAGAACGTGTTGTTCTTCGGAATGCACGAGTGGACTCTGAATAG